A stretch of Candidatus Sphingomonas phytovorans DNA encodes these proteins:
- a CDS encoding TonB-dependent receptor, with protein sequence MTAQKRAEWLRDTPVAVTALRPMTLIERNQVRLQDYFAEVPGLSLISQGEGSDIIVIRGIATGTFSNPTTAVSIDDVPVGSSTALVGGQLHRPDLDPFDLERIEVLRGPQGTLYGASSLGGLVKYITTDPSVARLAGRLQVDTGIVEHGGISHGFRGAINVPLASDLALRASGFSRRTAGFVDNLTSDRSDVNAITAAGGRLSLLWAPSDQFSVKLGALHQRTRGYGGTFVTTDDRQVPIRGDLDQLELPGSGAFRNSTTLLTANVGLRLGWADLSSVTGYWRNTYSSDVDQSALLSNYAPNTMLGNRMKTAKMSQELRLSSPVGETFGWLVGGFYTHERSLTVQSIDAVQAVTAKPIKTFIIADFPTTYEEVAVFGDATVHFSPRFSVQAGLRYSRNHQDYAETDTGPLGETSPGVPYFTSSRSADRSVTFLITPQYRLGEHSQIYARFASGYRPGGPNGVSNLSQLPKSFGADRTSNYELGLKGESADGAFGYEASAYSIDWRSIQLRVVDTTSQFSYFVNVGNAFSRGAEIALSYRTRRRLQLSMTGSYNVAEFSDDPPDTVFARKGDSLPFSPRWSGSVSIDRDIPLDSNWTGFIGGSLSYVGQRLSGLPTNPQNPRATLRPYATADLRLGARSRGWAINLFARNLTDRRGALSITPKSALTSASSVYKTVVIPPRTIGLSAVRSF encoded by the coding sequence GTGACCGCTCAAAAACGTGCCGAATGGCTGCGCGACACGCCGGTGGCGGTCACGGCGCTTCGCCCAATGACGCTGATCGAGCGCAACCAGGTGCGTCTTCAGGATTATTTCGCGGAAGTGCCGGGACTAAGCCTGATCTCGCAAGGCGAAGGCAGCGACATCATCGTCATCCGTGGCATCGCGACCGGCACGTTCAGCAACCCGACCACGGCCGTGTCGATCGACGACGTGCCCGTCGGCAGCAGCACCGCGCTGGTCGGCGGGCAGCTTCATCGCCCGGATCTCGACCCGTTCGATCTTGAGCGCATCGAGGTGCTGCGTGGCCCGCAGGGCACGCTTTACGGCGCAAGCAGTCTTGGCGGTCTCGTCAAATATATCACAACAGATCCGTCGGTCGCCCGTCTTGCCGGAAGGCTCCAGGTCGATACCGGAATCGTCGAGCACGGCGGCATTAGCCATGGCTTCCGCGGCGCGATCAACGTGCCGCTGGCGAGCGACCTTGCGCTTCGCGCGAGTGGCTTTTCGCGGAGAACGGCGGGGTTTGTCGACAATCTCACCTCGGATCGGAGTGACGTGAATGCGATCACGGCCGCGGGTGGACGACTGTCGTTACTTTGGGCACCGTCCGATCAATTCTCCGTGAAGCTTGGCGCGCTTCACCAAAGGACTCGCGGATATGGCGGAACCTTCGTCACAACCGACGATCGCCAGGTTCCGATCCGTGGCGATCTCGACCAATTGGAGCTTCCCGGCAGTGGCGCCTTTCGAAACTCCACCACCCTGCTGACGGCGAACGTCGGACTGAGACTAGGCTGGGCCGATCTCAGCTCCGTCACGGGCTATTGGCGCAATACCTATTCAAGCGATGTCGATCAGTCGGCGCTGCTGAGCAATTATGCGCCGAACACAATGCTCGGCAATCGCATGAAAACGGCCAAGATGTCGCAGGAACTGCGGCTCTCGTCGCCGGTAGGCGAAACCTTCGGTTGGCTGGTCGGCGGGTTCTACACCCATGAGCGCAGTCTGACCGTGCAGTCCATCGATGCGGTCCAGGCCGTCACGGCCAAGCCTATCAAGACGTTCATAATCGCCGATTTTCCGACGACCTATGAGGAGGTCGCGGTGTTCGGAGACGCGACCGTCCATTTCTCGCCGCGGTTCAGCGTCCAGGCCGGTTTGCGCTACAGCCGCAATCATCAAGATTACGCGGAAACCGATACCGGCCCCTTGGGCGAGACCTCGCCCGGCGTACCCTATTTCACCTCGTCCAGGTCCGCCGATCGGTCCGTAACCTTTCTGATCACGCCGCAATATCGCCTTGGCGAGCATAGCCAGATCTATGCACGCTTCGCTTCAGGCTACCGGCCCGGCGGGCCGAATGGCGTTTCCAACCTGTCGCAGCTACCGAAGAGTTTCGGCGCGGACAGGACCTCGAATTACGAGCTGGGACTCAAGGGTGAATCCGCCGACGGCGCTTTCGGATACGAAGCGTCAGCCTATTCTATCGATTGGCGTTCGATCCAGCTTCGCGTCGTCGACACCACCTCCCAATTCTCCTATTTTGTCAACGTTGGCAACGCGTTCAGCCGCGGGGCCGAGATCGCGCTCAGCTACAGGACCCGGCGTCGACTACAGCTGTCGATGACCGGGAGCTACAATGTCGCCGAATTCTCCGACGATCCGCCGGATACCGTGTTCGCCCGTAAGGGCGACAGCCTGCCGTTCAGCCCGCGATGGAGCGGTAGCGTGTCGATTGATCGTGACATCCCACTCGATAGCAACTGGACAGGTTTCATCGGCGGATCGCTGTCCTATGTTGGGCAGCGGCTCAGCGGACTTCCCACCAATCCGCAAAATCCGCGCGCAACCTTGCGCCCTTATGCAACGGCGGACCTGCGTCTTGGCGCGCGATCGCGCGGTTGGGCGATCAATCTGTTCGCGCGCAACCTGACCGATCGGCGCGGCGCACTCAGCATCACGCCGAAGTCGGCGCTCACATCGGCGAGTAGCGTCTACAAAACCGTCGTCATTCCTCCGCGCACGATCGGTTTGTCCGCGGTGCGGTCCTTCTGA
- a CDS encoding RNA polymerase sigma factor, whose translation MPLEAVISSSAEGRWPLSRYESTSPKLSAGQDRSSALDALYRDHRDMVLRYIQRSFGAGPPDPSDVVQAAFEKFIALENHGDIANPRSFLIASARNCALDQRRRLRVRKDYADEKRAIDTDTDDFDPERVLLAKQQWALLEKAIQRLDARRREVLIMNRIDGLSSAEIARRMGCSATLVKTLLAQALVSCQRALREDLR comes from the coding sequence ATGCCGCTGGAGGCTGTGATCTCATCAAGCGCGGAAGGACGCTGGCCGCTGTCACGCTATGAATCGACATCGCCGAAGCTATCCGCGGGCCAGGACCGATCGTCGGCGCTCGATGCACTCTATCGTGATCATCGCGATATGGTTCTTCGCTACATCCAGCGCAGTTTCGGTGCGGGGCCTCCCGATCCTTCGGATGTCGTTCAGGCCGCTTTCGAGAAGTTCATCGCCCTGGAAAATCATGGGGACATCGCCAATCCGCGCTCGTTCCTCATCGCCAGCGCGCGCAACTGCGCGCTCGACCAACGTCGTCGCCTGAGAGTCAGGAAAGATTATGCCGACGAGAAGCGGGCGATCGACACGGATACCGACGATTTCGATCCCGAACGCGTCTTATTGGCAAAGCAGCAATGGGCATTGCTGGAGAAAGCGATCCAGCGACTGGATGCCCGTCGCAGGGAAGTCTTGATTATGAACCGCATCGATGGCCTCAGTAGCGCCGAGATCGCCCGACGCATGGGATGTTCGGCAACCCTGGTGAAGACCTTGCTCGCCCAGGCTCTGGTCTCCTGTCAGCGGGCCCTTCGGGAGGACCTGCGGTGA
- a CDS encoding STN domain-containing protein, translated as MRLVLVAAVASPALGESPARRFDIPAQPLATALLEFSRQSDVLILVSPALTNGKTSAALNAVLPIDEAIGRLLRGTHLQAISNPKGGYRVERIGMGRFRAAARPHGTINATGGSA; from the coding sequence ATGCGCTTGGTGCTGGTGGCCGCCGTCGCGTCGCCCGCCCTTGGAGAAAGCCCGGCGCGGCGGTTCGACATCCCCGCCCAACCGCTTGCCACGGCGCTGCTGGAGTTTTCCCGTCAGTCCGACGTGCTGATTCTGGTGTCGCCTGCCCTCACCAATGGCAAGACATCCGCTGCCCTCAATGCCGTCTTGCCGATTGATGAAGCGATCGGCAGGTTGCTTCGCGGCACCCATCTCCAAGCAATTTCCAACCCGAAAGGCGGCTATCGTGTCGAGCGTATCGGCATGGGGCGATTCCGTGCGGCCGCACGGCCGCACGGCACCATCAACGCCACCGGCGGTTCGGCCTAG
- a CDS encoding FAD-dependent oxidoreductase — MDRRDELLGMGCPISRRDFVNGTLRAAGAAALIGGTAGCATQGVNDPSGSSWTGFGGVGEYRWSNGNTESVRDAAHLIRDGKFDDASPIATSETVDVVVVGGGFTGLTAAYEFVKHATPGQRLLLIENHPLPGGEAKQNEIDVDGIRVVGPQGSNGAAQIVPELAGTRYELYADYVRELGIPTHYDLQPLAGGAEMLELPNEHFDAMFPMSSAPQNFYFGGGHFASTPARVDFSNTPWPANEQRDLADFFHNRRDLVSHQATPDRWLDSLTYAELLRKLGYGDRVIDYVDPYLAVGLFGVSSEVISARAASLVGLSGTKPAGAAAHPGVNAMSFPGGNAAIYRAMLHKIVPQAFGKPTLDRLLVTGPIDPAILDQPGNMVRIRCGSTAVRIEHDGTPATAGSVIVTYIKDGQLQKVRAKSVLTATGGWVTRRIVRDLTPEFTQAFGDLRYGPVMVVNVAVRNWRWLAKLGLPAVRSFSGLFWHVTARRNFALGSDARTLTPDSPLMLTFYIPVLARGQDPDVQGAIARAKILGWSYADIEQQIRQEMTEIFGPTGFDARRDIAGIVVNRWGHAYSSPRPGFFSGRDGGQAPIDQLQKPHGRIVFAHSELEGRQSMANAMLQGRRGGLEALRIASS; from the coding sequence ATGGATCGGCGCGATGAACTACTAGGGATGGGGTGCCCGATCTCGCGACGCGATTTCGTCAACGGAACGTTGAGGGCGGCTGGTGCGGCGGCGCTGATCGGTGGGACGGCCGGCTGTGCAACGCAGGGCGTAAACGACCCATCGGGCTCCTCCTGGACCGGCTTTGGCGGGGTTGGCGAATATCGCTGGTCCAACGGCAATACTGAATCCGTGCGCGATGCCGCGCACCTGATCCGCGACGGCAAATTCGATGACGCATCTCCCATCGCCACATCGGAAACCGTCGATGTCGTCGTCGTTGGAGGTGGCTTCACCGGGCTGACGGCCGCTTACGAATTCGTCAAACATGCCACGCCGGGGCAGCGTTTGCTGCTGATCGAGAATCATCCGCTCCCTGGCGGGGAGGCCAAGCAGAACGAGATCGACGTCGACGGCATTCGCGTCGTCGGCCCGCAGGGATCGAACGGCGCCGCCCAGATCGTTCCCGAACTCGCCGGCACAAGATACGAACTCTACGCCGATTACGTGCGGGAGCTGGGCATTCCGACGCACTATGACCTGCAGCCGCTGGCTGGCGGGGCCGAAATGCTTGAGCTGCCCAACGAGCATTTCGACGCGATGTTTCCGATGTCCTCGGCGCCGCAGAATTTCTACTTCGGTGGTGGTCACTTCGCTTCGACGCCAGCACGCGTCGATTTCAGCAATACCCCCTGGCCAGCGAACGAACAGCGTGACCTGGCTGATTTCTTCCACAATCGCCGCGACCTCGTATCGCACCAGGCCACCCCCGATCGCTGGCTCGACAGCCTCACCTACGCCGAACTCCTCCGCAAACTCGGTTATGGCGATCGGGTAATAGACTATGTCGATCCGTACCTGGCGGTCGGCCTGTTCGGCGTGAGCAGCGAGGTGATTTCGGCGCGCGCCGCCTCACTGGTCGGGCTTTCCGGGACCAAGCCGGCAGGAGCGGCCGCTCATCCCGGGGTCAATGCGATGTCCTTTCCTGGCGGCAACGCCGCTATCTATCGCGCGATGCTGCACAAGATCGTGCCGCAGGCGTTCGGCAAACCGACGCTCGATCGCTTGCTGGTCACGGGACCCATCGATCCCGCCATTCTCGACCAGCCGGGAAACATGGTGCGGATTCGCTGCGGCAGCACGGCGGTACGCATCGAACATGATGGTACTCCCGCAACGGCCGGATCGGTGATCGTTACCTATATCAAGGACGGTCAGCTCCAGAAGGTTCGCGCAAAATCGGTGCTTACGGCGACCGGAGGCTGGGTCACACGGCGGATCGTTCGTGATCTCACGCCCGAATTCACCCAGGCTTTTGGGGACCTGCGCTACGGGCCGGTAATGGTGGTCAACGTCGCGGTGCGCAACTGGCGCTGGCTCGCCAAGCTCGGTCTGCCCGCCGTGCGCAGTTTCTCCGGCCTGTTCTGGCACGTCACCGCGCGGCGCAACTTCGCGCTCGGCAGCGATGCCCGCACGCTCACCCCCGATAGTCCGCTGATGCTGACCTTCTACATTCCTGTCCTGGCCCGCGGGCAGGATCCAGATGTGCAGGGCGCGATCGCCCGGGCGAAGATTCTGGGCTGGTCCTATGCGGATATCGAGCAGCAGATTCGCCAGGAGATGACCGAGATCTTTGGGCCGACCGGTTTCGATGCTCGCCGCGATATCGCCGGTATCGTTGTCAATCGTTGGGGCCATGCCTATTCATCACCACGCCCAGGCTTCTTCAGCGGCCGGGACGGCGGTCAAGCGCCGATCGATCAACTCCAGAAGCCGCACGGACGGATAGTGTTCGCACATTCGGAACTTGAAGGACGGCAGAGTATGGCTAATGCGATGCTTCAGGGGCGCCGCGGCGGGCTCGAAGCTCTCCGTATCGCCAGCAGCTGA
- a CDS encoding Rid family detoxifying hydrolase produces the protein MTTSDLSRHNDCHNAIVTAPGCVSVGPYSLAMTAGDLLITSGQIGLCAAAGTLVRGGFEAELRQIFSNFEGLLAAAGLSFADAIKCTVYLTDAADFARLNPIYAEHFPHPFPARTTIVVADLPLGARVEIEMILRRR, from the coding sequence ATGACCACTTCCGATTTGTCCCGACACAATGACTGCCACAATGCCATCGTCACGGCCCCGGGCTGCGTCAGTGTCGGCCCCTATTCGCTGGCCATGACCGCGGGTGATCTGCTCATCACCTCTGGCCAGATCGGCCTCTGCGCGGCGGCCGGTACGCTGGTGCGGGGCGGTTTCGAGGCGGAGTTGCGGCAGATCTTCAGTAACTTCGAAGGATTGCTGGCCGCCGCGGGACTCAGCTTCGCCGATGCCATCAAATGTACAGTCTATCTGACCGACGCTGCCGATTTCGCGCGGCTCAACCCGATCTACGCCGAACATTTCCCTCACCCCTTTCCCGCGCGAACGACGATCGTCGTTGCCGATCTGCCGCTTGGCGCGCGGGTGGAGATCGAGATGATCCTGCGACGGCGCTGA
- a CDS encoding CapA family protein, producing the protein MPGFDQISIARGCRLAIAGLGGLLVAAAPALARSVPAEGSATIRVALGGDLIGPLHPMNRLTDRAFAEVAELFRTADIGFANQENSVFDLKGFMGYPAAENGGGQPLRYASHARDMKDMGLSLVSVANNHATDFGPEGLTATLRNLSAAGIVAGGAGLSDVAARGPVYVDSPKGAVALVATASTFPPLAVAGSAIERHGISSQTRPGISSLHVRKVRLLPRRQFEAVRQAVGPLALPEGDGFRIDDQLFRPGPAAAMHWEMKPDDRDALLAAVGEARQRADLVMFSIHAHETAGDAEAPTVPFNPMVLQRANEAASPNDPRPANFQVELFHSVVDRGADIVARHGPHIIAGIEIFKGKPIFYGLGSLFLDFGGDRILDAPSGEKIYVPDSWFDGFVPICTFVAGRLERIDLYPITLESHAGERSGSPSLAHGDHAHAILQTLKKLSAPFGTEIEIVGDIGVITVRA; encoded by the coding sequence ATGCCCGGTTTCGACCAGATATCGATCGCAAGAGGATGCAGGCTCGCGATCGCTGGCCTTGGTGGATTGCTCGTCGCGGCGGCACCGGCTTTGGCGCGCTCGGTTCCCGCGGAAGGATCGGCGACGATCCGCGTCGCATTGGGCGGCGATCTCATCGGGCCGCTCCATCCGATGAACCGGCTCACTGACCGGGCTTTTGCCGAAGTCGCCGAACTGTTTCGCACCGCCGACATCGGCTTCGCCAATCAGGAAAATTCGGTCTTCGATCTCAAGGGTTTCATGGGGTATCCGGCGGCGGAAAATGGCGGAGGCCAGCCGTTGCGATACGCCTCGCATGCGCGCGACATGAAGGACATGGGTCTCTCGCTCGTCTCGGTGGCGAACAACCATGCGACCGACTTCGGACCGGAAGGGCTGACCGCGACACTCCGCAATCTTTCCGCCGCCGGGATTGTCGCGGGCGGTGCCGGACTGAGCGATGTCGCGGCGCGAGGGCCGGTATATGTCGACAGCCCGAAAGGGGCTGTCGCGCTGGTCGCGACCGCTTCGACCTTTCCGCCGTTGGCCGTCGCCGGTTCCGCGATCGAACGACACGGCATATCCTCTCAGACTCGCCCCGGTATCAGTTCGCTGCATGTGCGAAAGGTACGTCTGCTGCCACGCCGTCAGTTCGAGGCGGTACGGCAGGCAGTGGGTCCACTCGCGCTCCCCGAGGGCGACGGATTTCGAATCGACGACCAGTTGTTCCGGCCCGGCCCGGCGGCCGCGATGCATTGGGAGATGAAGCCAGACGATCGTGATGCGTTGCTGGCCGCGGTCGGAGAAGCGCGCCAGCGCGCCGATCTCGTGATGTTCTCGATCCATGCACATGAGACCGCAGGTGATGCCGAGGCGCCCACGGTACCGTTCAATCCGATGGTCCTTCAGCGCGCCAACGAGGCCGCCAGTCCCAACGATCCCCGGCCGGCGAACTTCCAGGTCGAGCTTTTCCATTCAGTGGTTGATCGGGGCGCCGATATCGTCGCACGGCACGGGCCGCACATCATCGCCGGCATCGAAATCTTCAAGGGTAAGCCGATCTTTTACGGGCTCGGCAGCCTTTTCCTCGATTTCGGCGGAGATCGAATACTGGATGCTCCGAGCGGAGAGAAGATCTACGTTCCCGACTCCTGGTTCGACGGCTTCGTGCCAATCTGCACTTTTGTCGCTGGCCGCCTTGAGCGGATCGATCTGTATCCGATTACATTGGAATCCCATGCCGGCGAGCGCAGCGGTTCTCCGAGCCTCGCCCATGGCGACCATGCCCACGCGATCCTCCAGACGCTCAAGAAACTTTCGGCACCATTTGGGACCGAAATCGAGATTGTCGGCGACATCGGTGTGATCACCGTTCGCGCCTGA
- a CDS encoding aldehyde dehydrogenase — MDETHEARSPTRRALQATEDGVTVPLASVEDALAAADRAAAAFPAWSALGPNARRAMLSKAADALAKGADALVDAMMSETGATERWARFNHKLAVDMIREAAALTTRIGGDVIPSDKPGCIAMALREPVGVILGIAPWNAPIILGVRAIVVPLACGNTVILKASEQCPRTHQLIVEAFASAGFPEGAVNCIANAPEDAAEVVGALIDHPAVRRINFTGSTKVGRIIAKRAAEQLKPVLLELGGKAPLLVLEDADLDEAVRAAAFGAFMNSGQICMSTERIIVVESVADAFAEKFKAKVESMPVGDPREGDAPLGAVIDLKTVDHVQGLITDALAAGATQLVGGTANGVLMPAHVIDHVTSTMRLFRDESFGPVVGITRARDEADAITLANDTDYGLSAAVFTRDTARGLRVARQVKSGICHVNGPTVHDEPQMPFGGVNGSGYGRFGGTAGIDSFTELRWITIATEAGHYPI, encoded by the coding sequence ATGGACGAGACGCACGAGGCACGGAGCCCCACCCGCCGAGCGTTGCAGGCGACAGAGGACGGCGTCACGGTGCCGCTGGCGAGCGTCGAGGATGCGCTGGCCGCCGCCGATCGTGCGGCGGCCGCCTTCCCTGCCTGGTCAGCGCTTGGCCCCAATGCGCGGCGCGCGATGCTCAGCAAGGCGGCTGATGCACTGGCGAAAGGTGCCGACGCCCTAGTCGATGCGATGATGAGCGAAACAGGCGCGACCGAGCGCTGGGCGCGCTTCAACCACAAGCTCGCGGTCGACATGATCCGCGAGGCGGCGGCACTGACCACCCGGATCGGCGGCGATGTGATTCCATCCGACAAGCCCGGTTGCATCGCTATGGCCCTGCGCGAGCCGGTCGGTGTCATCCTTGGTATCGCCCCCTGGAATGCGCCGATCATTCTTGGCGTGCGGGCGATCGTCGTGCCGCTGGCTTGCGGTAATACCGTGATACTCAAAGCCAGCGAGCAATGCCCACGCACGCACCAGCTGATTGTCGAGGCGTTCGCATCCGCCGGTTTCCCCGAGGGCGCTGTTAATTGCATCGCAAATGCCCCCGAGGATGCCGCCGAGGTTGTCGGCGCGTTGATCGATCATCCGGCGGTCAGGCGGATCAACTTCACTGGATCAACCAAGGTCGGCCGGATCATCGCCAAGCGCGCCGCCGAACAGCTGAAGCCGGTGTTGCTTGAACTTGGCGGGAAAGCGCCGCTCCTAGTGCTGGAAGATGCCGATCTCGACGAGGCGGTGAGGGCCGCGGCGTTCGGTGCCTTCATGAATTCCGGCCAGATTTGCATGTCGACCGAACGGATCATCGTCGTTGAGAGTGTGGCGGACGCCTTTGCCGAGAAATTCAAAGCCAAGGTCGAGAGCATGCCTGTCGGCGATCCGCGCGAGGGCGACGCACCCTTAGGTGCGGTGATCGATCTGAAGACGGTCGATCACGTGCAGGGACTGATCACCGATGCGCTGGCCGCGGGCGCCACCCAGCTCGTGGGCGGCACGGCAAACGGGGTGCTGATGCCGGCCCATGTCATCGACCACGTCACGTCGACGATGAGATTGTTTCGCGACGAGAGCTTCGGCCCGGTCGTCGGCATCACCCGCGCCCGCGACGAGGCCGACGCGATCACGCTCGCCAACGATACCGACTATGGCCTCTCGGCGGCGGTGTTCACCCGCGATACCGCACGCGGGCTTCGCGTCGCGCGCCAGGTCAAGTCGGGCATCTGTCACGTCAACGGGCCCACCGTGCACGATGAGCCGCAGATGCCGTTCGGCGGGGTCAATGGCTCGGGCTATGGCCGTTTCGGCGGCACGGCCGGTATCGACAGCTTCACGGAACTCCGCTGGATCACCATCGCGACGGAGGCTGGACACTATCCGATCTAG
- a CDS encoding beta-eliminating lyase-related protein, producing the protein MSADDLQLKLGCIHLVSGHRPLSPPVLLTSLATRSDAATAQDFYGSGGAIAVLENRVADLLGKERALFFVNGVTAQLATLKQHAERAATSAIALHPLSHIDTDECGALERGAKLAIVRIGHVAPFGPDDLDAVNEPLAAVVVELPLRRAGYRLPELSHLRAISDVCRARGTTLHFDGARLWEAAAGYGIPVADLAALADSVYVSFYKGLGGLGGAIVAGTAEFVNALGPWKSRFGGNQFTAFPQALAALSGLDTHLPAMPRYIDRARALAARLAGHPIVNPATPDVNAFQLLLPGDPGTLMAQMRDFARHRGIWLFNVVREAPLAGHAMAEVVIGDGHATHSVEDAANWIEAFLEA; encoded by the coding sequence ATGAGTGCTGACGACCTCCAGCTCAAGCTCGGTTGCATCCATCTTGTCTCGGGGCACCGGCCGCTGTCGCCGCCGGTGTTGCTGACGAGTCTGGCGACCCGGTCCGATGCCGCGACGGCGCAGGACTTCTACGGATCGGGCGGTGCGATCGCGGTACTCGAAAATCGGGTTGCTGATCTGCTGGGCAAGGAGCGTGCGCTATTCTTTGTCAACGGCGTCACCGCGCAGCTCGCCACATTGAAGCAGCATGCCGAGCGCGCGGCCACGTCAGCGATTGCGCTGCATCCATTGAGCCATATCGATACCGACGAATGCGGTGCGCTGGAGCGGGGCGCCAAGCTTGCGATTGTCCGCATCGGCCATGTCGCACCGTTCGGACCGGACGATCTGGACGCGGTGAACGAACCGCTCGCCGCTGTCGTCGTTGAACTTCCACTGCGTCGCGCGGGCTACCGTTTGCCGGAACTCAGTCATCTGCGGGCGATCTCCGATGTGTGCCGTGCCCGCGGCACCACGCTCCATTTCGATGGCGCGAGATTGTGGGAGGCGGCCGCTGGCTACGGCATCCCGGTCGCCGATCTCGCCGCGCTCGCGGACAGCGTATATGTCTCTTTCTACAAGGGGCTTGGCGGCCTGGGCGGCGCGATCGTCGCCGGCACCGCGGAATTCGTCAATGCGCTTGGTCCCTGGAAAAGCCGGTTCGGCGGCAACCAGTTCACCGCCTTCCCCCAAGCGCTGGCGGCACTGTCGGGCCTCGACACGCACCTGCCCGCGATGCCGCGCTATATCGACCGCGCGCGCGCACTTGCGGCCCGGCTCGCCGGGCACCCCATCGTCAATCCCGCGACACCCGACGTCAATGCCTTCCAGCTCTTGCTGCCAGGCGACCCCGGCACGCTCATGGCGCAGATGCGAGACTTCGCCCGACACAGGGGCATCTGGCTGTTCAACGTGGTCCGTGAGGCACCGCTCGCCGGCCACGCAATGGCCGAGGTCGTGATCGGTGACGGCCATGCGACCCACAGCGTCGAGGACGCGGCGAACTGGATCGAGGCGTTTCTGGAAGCCTAG
- a CDS encoding FecR domain-containing protein, protein MIDPEAPGDEQDQIDLRASEWVVLLSDRTLTDDEEAEFSHWLAADPRHRIAWQMFENLWATIPALPGLADAPPADHDSLGASEPSRFRVPVSRRAVTALAAVAAVFAGILVVPTLLDREQSYRTGVSQTQLITLEDGSQITLGPRSSLAVQFHGANRRVALADGEAFFEVVHNPSRPFYVEAGGARTKVLGTKFNVNHTEGSVRVGVVEGLVQVSRAAAGAQRQPAVAYLRSGQGAEIALGGGESPIVVHAVQAPGAWRDGRLMYDNSRLADLVADANRYYAPGVIIVDRGAGDLRITASFKPSEIATFMGAVGDVVPVKVTQAANGSFRITATTPRSGKP, encoded by the coding sequence GTGATCGATCCGGAGGCCCCAGGCGACGAGCAGGATCAGATCGATCTGCGGGCAAGCGAATGGGTTGTCCTGCTGAGCGACCGCACGTTGACCGATGACGAGGAGGCTGAGTTCTCACACTGGCTCGCCGCCGACCCGCGCCATCGGATCGCTTGGCAGATGTTCGAGAATCTTTGGGCGACGATCCCGGCGCTGCCCGGCCTCGCCGATGCGCCACCTGCTGACCATGATAGCCTGGGTGCAAGTGAACCGTCTCGATTTCGGGTTCCGGTGTCGCGACGCGCTGTCACGGCATTGGCCGCGGTCGCCGCGGTTTTCGCCGGAATTCTCGTCGTGCCGACCTTGCTTGATCGCGAACAGAGCTACAGGACGGGTGTTTCGCAAACGCAGCTTATCACACTGGAGGATGGCAGCCAGATAACGCTCGGCCCACGATCCAGTCTCGCGGTCCAGTTTCATGGCGCCAACCGGCGCGTGGCGCTCGCTGACGGCGAGGCATTTTTCGAGGTCGTCCACAATCCCAGTCGCCCATTCTACGTCGAGGCCGGCGGCGCGCGGACCAAGGTGCTGGGAACGAAGTTCAACGTCAATCACACTGAAGGATCTGTTCGTGTCGGCGTGGTCGAAGGGCTCGTTCAGGTCAGTAGAGCGGCCGCCGGAGCTCAACGCCAGCCCGCGGTCGCCTATTTGCGTTCCGGGCAAGGGGCTGAGATCGCTCTTGGCGGTGGCGAGAGCCCGATTGTTGTCCATGCCGTCCAGGCACCGGGAGCCTGGCGCGACGGCCGCCTGATGTACGACAATAGCCGCTTGGCCGACCTGGTCGCTGACGCCAATCGCTATTATGCGCCTGGTGTGATCATCGTCGATCGCGGGGCCGGCGACCTGCGGATTACGGCTTCGTTCAAGCCGAGCGAGATTGCGACATTCATGGGCGCTGTCGGCGACGTCGTTCCAGTCAAGGTGACCCAGGCCGCCAACGGATCGTTCCGGATCACGGCGACCACGCCACGATCCGGCAAGCCCTGA